Proteins encoded in a region of the Dreissena polymorpha isolate Duluth1 chromosome 6, UMN_Dpol_1.0, whole genome shotgun sequence genome:
- the LOC127835870 gene encoding uncharacterized protein LOC127835870, producing the protein MSANVSDKLFTSARLLFSNGDVNVSSTADPYISRYPITDNVSATRDQFEPISGDNNTEATTDEQFVPRSGYDFPVFGMEDGTFVYLHSLAIGCLITSLICAIITIVLSFRNNNNLTFFSKWSRSERYVVYMAICDGVFNFWHTIEHVHGLVVFGHVRPKELCTFYGFMVTVFIGSQNLLVNVIAISVFFIIYFDKNINFGKRDWKLLLYCFGVPFVGAVAAAAGDQFGPIELFCAFDQVKGRMSNFLFNTIPIIIITAVNIILYILAWKRIRDETRATKQVLGNENSNIAIMKRSHRAARNMSMFVVAFFAQWSGVAVHAVWGLVTPHIHMVLYFLIVFFANIGGLLNLIVFLIIRKSRNAQKSPDNRQMLVLKSSNVTSGTKSIDSSFASRAPPKSTRTIVRC; encoded by the exons ATGTCAGCTAACGTTTCCGACAAACTATTCACGTCAGCAAGACTACTTTTCTCAAATGGAGACGTCAACGTGTCTTCGACTGCCGACCCTTATATTTCACGTTACCCGATAACTGACAACGTTTCAGCCACTCGCGACCAATTCGAACCTATCAGCGGGGACAATAATACTGAGGCTACGACCGACGAGCAGTTTGTTCCCCGCAGCGGATATGACTTTCCGGTGTTCGGTATGGAGGACGGAACGTTTGTCTACCTTCACAGCCTTGCCATTGGTTGCCTGATCACCAGCCTCATCTGCGCCATCATCACAATCGTTCTCTCTTTCCGGAACAACAATAACCTCACTTTCTTCAGCAAGTGGTCCCGTAGCGAGCGATACGTCGTCTACATGGCGATCTGCGACGGTGTCTTCAATTTTTGGCACACTATTGAGCACGTGCACGGCCTCGTGGTGTTCGGACACGTGCGCCCTAAGGAGCTGTGCACCTTCTACGGCTTCATGGTCACGGTTTTCATCGGGTCCCAGAACCTGCTGGTGAACGTCATCGCCATCAGCGTGTTTTTCATCATTTACTTCGACAAGAATATCAACTTCGGCAAGAGAGACTGGAAGCTCCTTCTCTATTGCTTCGGAGTACCGTTTGTTGGGGCTGTAGCGGCAGCGGCCGGCGATCAGTTTGGACCAATAGAATTATT CTGCGCATTCGACCAGGTGAAAGGCAGAATGAGCAACTTCCTCTTCAATACAATCCCGATTATCATTATCACCGCCGTCAACATTATCCTATATATTTTGGCATGGAAACGTATCCGTGACGAGACCCGCGCGACGAAGCAGGTCCTAGGCAATGAGAATTCTAACATTGCTATCATGAAGAGGTCCCACAGGGCGGCAAGAAACATGTCCATGTTCGTGGTCGCTTTTTTCGCGCAGTGGTCAGGTGTTGCGGTGCACGCTGTCTGGGGGCTCGTCACTCCGCACATTCACATGGTCCTCTATTTCCTGATCGTCTTCTTTGCCAACATCGGCGGCCTCTTGAACCTCATCGTGTTTCTCATCATCCGCAAGTCGCGCAACGCCCAGAAGAGCCCGGACAATCGTCAGATGCTAGTCTTGAAGAGCAGCAACGTGACGTCCGGTACAAAGTCAATAGATTCATCATTCGCAAGTCGCGCACCGCCAAAGAGTACCCGGACAATCGTCAGATGCTAG
- the LOC127835871 gene encoding uncharacterized protein LOC127835871, whose amino-acid sequence MTSTTENAGQSQRYCDTIKSNVYSLRATTSANVSEKLFTSSSQFFSRSDGNVSSTADPYISRSPITDNVSTTRDPFDPLSGDNDTASTTADPFVPRSGYDFPVFGMQDGTFVYLHSLAIGSLSTSLICAIITIVLSFRNNNYLTFFSKWSRSERYVVYMAICDGIFNISHTIEHVHGLVVFGHARPKELCAFYGFMVTVFIGAQNLLVNVIAISVFFIIYFDKNINFGKKDWKLLLYCFGVPFVGAVAAAAGDQFGPIELFCAFDQVKGRMSNFLFNTIPIIVITGVNCIVYLLTWKRIRDHTREVKQALGIENSRMRTSTRAVRNMSMFVAAFFAQWSGVAVHAVWGLVTLHIHKVLYFLIVFFANIGGLLNLIVFLIIRKSHPAKKSP is encoded by the exons ATGACGAGTACCACGGAAAATGCAGGCCAAAGCCAGCGATATTGCGATACAATCAAGTCAAAC GTCTATTCTCTAAGGGCCACAACGTCTGCAAACGTTTCTGAAAAACTGTTCACGTCATCCAGCCAGTTTTTTTCACGGAGCGACGGCAACGTTTCTTCGACAGCCGACCCATATATTTCACGTTCCCCCATAACTGACAACGTTTCTACCACTCGTGATCCATTCGATCCTCTCAGCGGCGACAATGACACTGCATCTACGACCGCTGACCCGTTTGTTCCCCGCAGCGGCTATGACTTTCCGGTGTTTGGCATGCAGGACGGAACATTTGTCTACCTTCATAGCCTGGCTATCGGCTCCCTGTCCACCAGCCTCATCTGCGCCATCATCACAATCGTTCTCTCTTTCCGGAACAACAACTACCTCACTTTCTTCAGCAAGTGGTCTCGTAGCGAGCGATACGTCGTCTACATGGCGATCTGCGACGGCATTTTCAATATCTCGCACACTATTGAGCACGTGCATGGCCTCGTGGTGTTCGGACACGCGCGCCCTAAGGAGCTGTGCGCCTTCTACGGCTTCATGGTCACGGTATTTATCGGGGCCCAGAACCTGCTCGTGAACGTCATCGCCATTAGCGTGTTTTTCATCATCTATTTCGACAAGAACATCAACTTCGGAAAGAAAGACTGGAAGCTGCTTCTCTATTGCTTTGGAGTACCTTTTGTTGGAGCTGTAGCAGCAGCGGCCGGCGATCAGTTTGGACCAATAGAATTATT TTGCGCATTCGACCAGGTGAAAGGTAGAATGAGCAATTTTCTCTTCAATACAATCCCGATTATCGTAATCACAGGCGTCAACTGCATCGTCTATCTGTTGACATGGAAACGTATCCGGGATCATACACGCGAGGTTAAGCAAGCACTGGGCATTGAAAACTCTCGCATGAGGACGTCCACCAGAGCAGTCAGAAACATGTCCATGTTCGTGGCCGCTTTCTTCGCGCAGTGGTCAGGTGTGGCGGTGCACGCTGTATGGGGGCTGGTCACTCTGCACATTCACAAGGTCCTCTATTTCCTGATCGTCTTCTTTGCCAACATCGGCGGCCTCTTGAACCTCATTGTGTTTCTCATCATCCGCAAGTCGCATCCAGCCAAGAAGAGCCCGTAA